One genomic window of Mauremys reevesii isolate NIE-2019 unplaced genomic scaffold, ASM1616193v1 Contig75, whole genome shotgun sequence includes the following:
- the LOC120394710 gene encoding zinc finger protein RFP-like: MAAANPAKSLQDELTCSICLDYFKEPVSLDCDHNFCRACITQCWGVFATDISCPQCREIFPQRNLRLNRQLRNVVEAARELGLQTGREPEPERLCAKHKEPLKLFCKEDKIPICLVCDRSQEHRDHTVIPAKEAAEEFKEKIQAHLKTLKEERETLLGFKVSGEKRSQEYLRNTQTERQKIVSEFQQLSVKGKFQQPEEISPKLELRLSDFYQKTVALMETLRKFK, encoded by the exons ATGGCTGCTGCAAATCCAGCAAAAAGTCTCCAGGATGAACTGACCTGTTCCATCTGTCTGGACTATTTTAAAGAGCCGGTGTCTCTAGACTGTGATcacaatttctgccgagcctgcatcacCCAGTGCTGGGGGGTATTCGCTACTGAtatctcctgccctcagtgcagagagatcTTTCCCCAGAGGAACCTCAGGCTGAACAGGCAGCTCAGGAATGTTGTGGAAGCAGCCAGAGAACTTGGGTTGCAGACAGGGAGGGAACCAGAACCAGAGAGACTGTGTGCGAAACACAAGGAGCCTCTAAAACTGTTCTGCAAAGAGGACAAAATCCCCATCTGCCTGGTGTGTGACAGATCCCAGGAGCACAGAGATCACACAGTCATTCCTGCAAAGGAAGCTGCCGAAGAATTCAAG GAGAAGATTCAAGCCCATTTGAAGACgctgaaggaagagagagaaacgcTCCTGGGATTTAAAGTGAGCGGAGAGAAGAGAAGCCAGGAATATCTG AGAAATACAcaaaccgagaggcagaagattgtgtctgaatttcagcaact GTCTGTgaaggggaagttccagcagccagaggagatttctcctAAGTTAGAATTAAGACTCAGTGATTTCTACCAGAAAACTGTTGCTCTCATGGAGACTCTCAGGAAGTTCAAAG